One Helianthus annuus cultivar XRQ/B chromosome 12, HanXRQr2.0-SUNRISE, whole genome shotgun sequence genomic region harbors:
- the LOC110895295 gene encoding transcription factor HHO6, with protein MGSFNPIPELTLDFKPTFIPKTIAQFLRQVSSIGSVPDKILKLDDFVTRLESEMRKIDAFKRELPLCMLLINDAIIALKEEAMVFRKSSSVEPVLEEFIPLKKSCDEEVEVDLIREEKGGGDKKNWLSSTQLWNTNENSPNMNQIQSHKPNSTDKITKKRAVEEDDRTIDGSHRSFGNHLGKAFIPLKGCYGFTMVGTPGEKDREELPIPGLSLITPGIGIKNSMRGNNLVTKTSPDAKLTPCFATNDQSTGVPRGLSPQQQSSRKQRRCWSTELHRRFVNALQQLGGSQAATPKQIRELMQVDGLTNDEVKSHLQKYRLHTRRFPSSNTSTVNQTGGVLGGGTWTLPQDQFVESSKHGISQSSSPDGPFLTGTTTTTGGDSMDDGEDAKSENYCWKGV; from the exons ATGGGGAGCTTCAATCCGATTCCTGAGCTTACTTTGGATTTCAAACCCACTTTTATCCCCAAAACTATCGCTCAATTTCTTCGTCAAGTTTCCTCAATCGGTAGCGTGCCTGACAAGATATTGAAACTTGATGATTTTGTTACCCGATTAGAGTCCGAAATGCGGAAAATCGATGCCTTTAAACGTGAACTCCCCCTTTGCATGCTCCTTATTAATGATG CTATTATTGCATTAAAAGAGGAGGCAATGGTGTTCAGGAAATCATCTAGTGTTGAGCCAGTGCTTGAAGAATTTATACCACTTAAAAAGAGTTGTGATGAAGAGGTAGAAGTGGATTTGATCAGGGAAGAAAAGGGTGGAGGAGATAAGAAGAATTGGTTGAGCTCCACACAGCTTTGGAACACCAATGAAAACAGTCCAAACATGAATCAAATCCAAAGTCATAAACCAAATTCAACAGATAAAATAACCAAAAAG AGAGCTGTGGAAGAAGATGACCGAACGATCGACGGATCACATCGGTCATTCGGAAACCATCTTGGAAAAGCTTTTATCCCATTGAAGGGATGTTATGGATTTACAATGGTGGGAACACCAGGAGAGAAAGATAGGGAGGAATTACCAATTCCTGGGCTTTCTTTAATTACTCCCGGAATCGGAATCAAGAATTCCATGAGGGGAAACAATTTAGTTACTAAAACTAGTCCTGATGCCAAACTGACCCCTTGTTTTGCGACGAATGATCAATCGACCGGTGTCCCTCGTGGTCTCTCGCCTCAGCAGCAATCGTCTAGAAAACAAAGAAGATGTTGGTCCACTGAGTTGCATAGACGTTTCGTCAATGCCCTGCAGCAACTCGGAGGTTCACAAG CTGCTACCCCTAAACAGATTAGAGAACTTATGCAAGTTGACGGCCTTACCAATGATGAAGTAAAAAGCCATCTGCAA AAATACAGACTGCACACGCGAAGATTTCCATCTTCCAACACCTCAACCGTGAATCAAACTGGCGGTGTTTTGGGAGGAGGCACGTGGACCCTGCCCCAAGATCAGTTTGTTGAATCGTCGAAGCACGGTATTTCTCAGTCGAGTTCTCCTGATGGCCCGTTTCTTACCGGAACCACCACGACCACCGGTGGGGACAGCATGGATGATGGAGAAGATGCTAAATCTGAGAATTACTGCTGGAAAGGTGTATAA